The following are from one region of the Natronosporangium hydrolyticum genome:
- a CDS encoding helix-turn-helix domain-containing protein, whose product MSEQQHHEAPEGPDQQRLGREVGDFIRDLRRSAGVSLRQLAAKAGVSNPYLSQVERGLRKPSAEVLQQIAGALRVSTPVMYLRAGLLDAKDREGVLAAIAADPELTMAQKQSLSQIYETFRRENARSEPEPDREEQP is encoded by the coding sequence GTGAGCGAGCAGCAGCACCATGAGGCGCCGGAGGGGCCGGACCAGCAGCGGCTCGGCCGCGAGGTCGGTGACTTCATTCGTGACCTCCGGCGCAGCGCTGGGGTCTCGCTGCGGCAGCTCGCGGCGAAGGCCGGCGTCAGCAATCCCTACCTCTCCCAGGTCGAGCGGGGCCTGCGCAAGCCGAGCGCCGAGGTGCTGCAGCAGATCGCCGGTGCGCTGCGGGTCTCGACCCCGGTGATGTATCTGCGGGCCGGCCTGCTCGACGCCAAAGACCGCGAAGGGGTGTTGGCCGCGATCGCGGCCGACCCGGAGCTCACCATGGCGCAGAAACAGTCGCTGAGTCAGATCTATGAGACGTTCCGGCGCGAGAACGCCCGGAGTGAACCCGAGCCAGATCGGGAGGAGCAACCATGA
- a CDS encoding asparaginase has translation MSYRGGVPVAEVTRSDFVESRHHGSVVLLDAAGETVAVTGDVTSAIFPRSSNKPLQAVGMVRSGLRLAEPAELALVCASHWGEPHHLDRVRAMLRHGGLTEEALGCPPSLPLDDDARAAVLAAGGGPTRAQMNCSGKHAGMLLTCLVAGWPIEGYLRPEHPLQQRLQEAVSEGTGEPVAAVGVDGCGAPVCSASLTGLARAFLRLVGAEAGSTQRAIADAMRAHPDLVAGTAATAVDTRLMSAVPGLLAKSGAEGVSAVAVPGVGAVALKVDDGAARARLPVLVAALRQLGVPAEQLAELVDSPVLGGGRPVGAVRSLVCVESR, from the coding sequence ATGAGCTACCGCGGCGGAGTACCGGTAGCGGAGGTGACCCGGTCGGACTTTGTGGAGAGCCGGCACCACGGGTCGGTGGTGTTGTTGGACGCCGCCGGGGAGACCGTGGCCGTGACCGGGGATGTGACCTCGGCGATCTTTCCGCGCTCCTCGAACAAGCCGCTGCAGGCGGTGGGGATGGTGCGCAGCGGGCTGCGGCTGGCCGAACCCGCCGAGTTGGCCCTGGTCTGCGCCAGCCACTGGGGCGAACCTCACCACCTCGACCGGGTACGCGCGATGCTGCGGCACGGTGGACTCACCGAGGAGGCGCTCGGGTGCCCACCGTCGCTGCCGTTGGACGACGACGCCCGGGCGGCGGTGCTGGCGGCCGGCGGCGGCCCCACCCGGGCCCAGATGAACTGTTCCGGCAAGCACGCCGGGATGCTGCTCACCTGCCTGGTCGCGGGGTGGCCGATCGAGGGCTACCTGCGCCCGGAGCATCCGCTACAGCAGCGGCTGCAGGAGGCGGTCAGCGAGGGCACCGGCGAGCCGGTCGCCGCGGTAGGCGTGGACGGCTGCGGCGCCCCGGTCTGCTCCGCCTCGTTGACCGGGCTGGCGCGGGCATTTCTGCGGCTGGTCGGCGCCGAGGCGGGCAGCACGCAGCGGGCCATCGCGGATGCCATGCGGGCCCACCCTGACCTGGTCGCCGGGACCGCTGCGACCGCGGTCGACACCCGGCTGATGAGCGCGGTGCCGGGGTTGTTGGCCAAGAGCGGCGCCGAGGGGGTCTCGGCGGTGGCGGTGCCCGGAGTAGGGGCGGTCGCGCTGAAGGTCGATGATGGCGCTGCCCGGGCTCGGCTGCCGGTGCTGGTCGCGGCGCTGCGGCAGCTGGGGGTCCCGGCCGAGCAGTTGGCGGAGCTGGTCGACTCCCCGGTGCTGGGGGGCGGCCGGCCGGTGGGGGCGGTCCGGTCGTTGGTGTGCGTCGAGTCACGCTAG
- a CDS encoding 3-keto-5-aminohexanoate cleavage protein: MTGTLITVAPTGAEAAKAEVPALPVTLPELVETARGCQAAGASMIHVHIRDAAAQPTLDLGLLRETVAALRDASELVVQLSTGGAVTDPFADRLRVLTAEPDMGSCSMGTVNFGDEVFHNPWRLIVDLHTQAQQYGVVLEYEIFDLGHLWSLERLLDQHGLPAGGHVHVDLVMGVPGGMPGTAEALVAAVAAMRNLPAGSTFSATGIGRTTLPVMFSALAAGGHLRVGMEDTRSYAKGEPVESNAQLVARAAALARLAQRPPLSPAAARELLGVTR; this comes from the coding sequence GTGACCGGAACCCTGATCACGGTCGCGCCGACCGGGGCGGAGGCGGCGAAGGCTGAGGTGCCGGCGCTGCCGGTGACCCTTCCGGAGCTGGTCGAGACCGCTCGCGGCTGCCAGGCGGCGGGCGCCAGCATGATCCACGTGCATATCCGCGACGCGGCTGCGCAACCCACGCTCGATCTGGGGCTGCTGCGGGAGACGGTGGCCGCGCTGCGGGACGCGAGTGAGCTGGTGGTCCAGCTCTCCACCGGCGGTGCGGTGACCGATCCGTTCGCCGACCGGCTCCGGGTGCTCACCGCCGAACCGGATATGGGCTCCTGCAGTATGGGCACGGTCAACTTCGGCGATGAGGTCTTCCACAACCCGTGGCGACTCATCGTCGACCTGCACACCCAGGCCCAGCAGTACGGCGTCGTGCTGGAGTACGAGATCTTCGACCTGGGTCACCTGTGGAGCCTGGAACGGCTGCTGGACCAGCATGGCCTGCCGGCCGGCGGCCACGTCCACGTCGATCTGGTGATGGGGGTGCCCGGCGGCATGCCCGGCACAGCGGAGGCGCTGGTCGCCGCGGTGGCCGCGATGCGCAACCTGCCGGCCGGGTCGACCTTCTCGGCGACCGGGATCGGCCGTACCACGCTGCCGGTGATGTTCTCGGCGCTCGCTGCGGGGGGTCACCTGCGGGTCGGGATGGAAGACACCCGGTCGTACGCGAAAGGGGAGCCGGTGGAGTCCAACGCCCAATTGGTCGCCCGGGCGGCGGCGCTGGCACGCCTGGCGCAGCGGCCGCCGCTGTCGCCAGCGGCGGCGCGGGAGCTGTTGGGGGTGACCCGATGA
- a CDS encoding YgfZ/GcvT domain-containing protein, with the protein MSTTGFPTTAVTVAALDPAAVDAPAAAHYGDPLREQRLLATEVGIVDRSHHEVLAVPGEERLSWLHNLTTQHLLELPRGVATETLVLSPHGHVEQHATLLDDAATSWLVTEPGAAAGLLDFLTKMQFLTRVEPREASAEQALLSLLGPAAEQALAGLGVAVPGPPEFTPVPGPKFATGAVPARPTGRYDAQEFPGGGWVWRDRLGLQLLVPRGQLPEVVGALRGAGVAACGIWAYEALRAAARVPRIGLDTDHRTLPMEIDLVAPAVHLEKGCYRGQETVARVHHLGRPPRRLVLLHLDGVTTDELPASGTPVVAGERGVGFVGTAARHYELGPIALAVVRRNVADDAVLRVGDAAAAIDPTVAPGRS; encoded by the coding sequence GTGTCGACGACCGGATTCCCCACCACTGCGGTGACCGTGGCTGCGCTCGACCCGGCGGCGGTCGACGCACCGGCGGCGGCCCACTACGGCGATCCGTTGCGGGAGCAACGACTCCTCGCCACCGAGGTGGGGATCGTCGACCGGAGCCATCACGAGGTGCTTGCGGTGCCGGGGGAGGAACGGCTGAGCTGGTTGCACAACCTGACCACGCAACACCTGCTTGAGCTGCCGCGGGGGGTGGCGACCGAGACGCTGGTGCTCTCCCCGCACGGTCACGTCGAGCAGCATGCGACCCTGCTCGACGACGCGGCCACCAGCTGGCTGGTGACCGAGCCTGGCGCGGCGGCCGGGCTGCTCGATTTCCTGACCAAGATGCAGTTCCTCACCCGGGTGGAGCCGCGGGAGGCCAGCGCCGAGCAGGCGTTGCTTTCGTTGCTTGGCCCGGCCGCCGAGCAGGCGCTCGCCGGGCTCGGGGTGGCCGTGCCCGGCCCGCCGGAGTTCACGCCGGTGCCGGGGCCGAAGTTCGCCACCGGTGCGGTGCCCGCCCGGCCGACCGGCCGATACGACGCCCAAGAGTTCCCCGGCGGCGGCTGGGTCTGGCGGGACCGGCTCGGCCTGCAGTTGTTGGTGCCCCGGGGCCAGCTGCCGGAGGTGGTGGGCGCGCTGCGGGGAGCCGGAGTGGCCGCCTGCGGGATCTGGGCCTACGAGGCGCTGCGTGCCGCCGCCCGGGTTCCGCGGATCGGACTCGATACCGACCACCGGACTCTGCCCATGGAGATCGACCTGGTGGCGCCCGCAGTCCATCTAGAGAAGGGTTGTTACCGCGGTCAGGAGACGGTGGCCCGGGTCCATCACCTGGGCCGTCCGCCGCGCCGGCTGGTGCTGCTGCACCTCGACGGCGTGACCACCGACGAGCTGCCGGCGTCCGGGACCCCGGTGGTCGCCGGCGAGCGAGGCGTCGGCTTCGTGGGGACCGCCGCCCGCCACTACGAGCTGGGCCCGATCGCGCTGGCGGTGGTCCGCCGCAACGTCGCCGACGACGCTGTGCTGCGGGTCGGCGACGCGGCAGCCGCCATCGACCCGACCGTGGCCCCGGGACGTTCCTGA
- a CDS encoding Fur family transcriptional regulator, producing MPETSLAQVLRSRGLRMTPQRQLVLDAVRRLGHATPEQVHALVQQAADSVNITTVYRSLELLEQLGLVTHTHLSHGAPTYHPAEDHQHVHLVCRSCGAVADADPELLRPVAERLHTERGFQVDIAHIALFGRCADCEADQ from the coding sequence GTGCCGGAGACATCGTTGGCCCAGGTGCTGCGTTCGCGCGGGCTCCGGATGACGCCGCAACGGCAGTTGGTGCTGGATGCGGTGCGCCGGCTCGGCCATGCCACGCCCGAGCAGGTGCACGCCCTGGTGCAGCAGGCCGCGGACTCGGTCAATATCACCACCGTCTATCGGTCGTTGGAGTTGCTCGAGCAGCTCGGCCTGGTCACCCACACCCACCTGTCCCACGGCGCCCCCACCTACCATCCAGCCGAAGATCATCAGCACGTTCATCTGGTCTGCCGTAGCTGCGGCGCGGTCGCCGACGCCGATCCGGAGCTGCTCCGGCCGGTCGCCGAACGACTGCACACCGAGCGTGGCTTCCAGGTGGACATCGCCCATATCGCCCTGTTCGGGCGCTGCGCCGATTGTGAGGCGGACCAATGA
- a CDS encoding peptidase M23 gives MQTPQPPRERHVRRSTATPVRHRRRWLRPTLGWLADHTADLADTVTSWSRRVRSAAPGYTWLHRRSAPARAALRRRAELIPQAVRLRARRASLAVALLMLLAIAPALVATNSAHRTQPASAAADDAPEVLTERRDTADLSSRSLLRAMVQPPAAPRPAAAAPQLRPPEPEPEPEPEPEPEPEPEPEPEPEPEPPAEEAAEESTPDTPPAPIGGLNERQMEHAGTIVRVGQELGLPEQAYVVAIATALQESNLRVLANPAYPESYQIPNDGEGYDHDSVGIFQQRPISGWGTVAECMDPEHSTRTFYQALQQVPGWENLPVTVAAQTVQVSAFPDHYAKHEPLARQLVAALT, from the coding sequence ATGCAAACCCCCCAGCCCCCCCGAGAGCGTCACGTTCGCCGATCGACCGCCACCCCCGTCCGTCACCGCCGCCGGTGGCTGCGGCCGACCCTCGGCTGGCTCGCCGACCACACCGCCGATCTCGCCGACACCGTCACCAGCTGGTCTCGCCGCGTCCGCTCGGCCGCCCCCGGCTACACCTGGCTTCACCGCCGCAGCGCCCCGGCGAGGGCCGCGCTGCGCCGCCGCGCCGAACTAATCCCGCAGGCAGTCCGGCTCCGCGCCCGGCGCGCCTCGCTCGCTGTCGCGCTACTGATGCTGCTGGCGATCGCACCGGCGCTGGTGGCTACCAACTCGGCGCACCGCACTCAGCCCGCCAGCGCCGCCGCCGACGATGCCCCGGAGGTGCTCACCGAGCGGCGGGATACCGCCGATCTCAGTTCCCGATCCCTGCTTCGGGCGATGGTCCAACCCCCGGCAGCCCCCCGGCCGGCGGCGGCCGCGCCGCAGCTGCGACCGCCCGAGCCGGAGCCCGAACCGGAGCCGGAGCCGGAACCCGAACCCGAGCCCGAGCCGGAACCCGAGCCGGAGCCCGAGCCGCCGGCCGAGGAGGCCGCCGAAGAGTCCACTCCAGATACTCCACCGGCACCGATCGGCGGGTTGAACGAACGACAGATGGAGCACGCGGGAACCATCGTCCGGGTCGGGCAGGAGCTAGGGCTGCCAGAGCAGGCGTACGTGGTGGCGATCGCGACTGCGTTGCAGGAGAGCAACCTACGAGTGCTGGCGAACCCGGCGTACCCGGAGTCGTACCAGATCCCCAACGACGGCGAAGGCTACGACCACGACTCGGTCGGCATCTTCCAACAGCGACCGATCTCCGGTTGGGGCACCGTCGCCGAGTGCATGGACCCGGAGCACTCCACCCGGACGTTCTACCAGGCTCTACAGCAGGTGCCGGGCTGGGAGAACCTGCCGGTCACGGTCGCCGCGCAGACCGTACAGGTCTCCGCCTTCCCCGACCACTACGCCAAGCACGAGCCGCTGGCCCGGCAACTCGTCGCCGCGCTTACCTGA
- a CDS encoding aminotransferase class IV, whose translation MIEPVVVMLGRGRVPVDTPLLRADDLGVLRGDGVFETMHVRGGRPWLLDEHLARMVNSAARLELPLPERSVLRELAETALRGWPADQEGALRLVCTRGPEWGGPATVFATLAPIRDATRLARAQGLTVATATLGFPVAVREGAPWLLGGVKALSYAVNMACQRWAAQQGLDDVLWVSTDGYALEAPTSTLCWLRDETLSTVPADQTGVLPGTTARWLLDHAADLGCRATEQLVQPEELTAADGVWLVSSVRGVAAVRELDGVALKPSPLTADLQRLAGHPI comes from the coding sequence GTGATCGAACCCGTGGTGGTGATGCTCGGTCGCGGCCGAGTTCCGGTGGACACGCCGCTGCTACGCGCCGACGACCTCGGCGTCCTGCGCGGTGACGGCGTCTTCGAGACGATGCACGTCCGCGGTGGGCGGCCGTGGCTGCTCGACGAGCATCTGGCCCGGATGGTCAACTCCGCCGCGCGCCTGGAGCTGCCGCTGCCGGAGCGTTCGGTGCTGCGGGAGCTGGCCGAGACCGCGCTGCGGGGCTGGCCGGCCGATCAGGAGGGTGCGCTGCGGTTGGTCTGCACCCGGGGCCCGGAGTGGGGGGGACCGGCCACGGTCTTCGCCACCCTGGCGCCGATCCGGGACGCCACCCGGCTCGCCCGCGCCCAAGGGCTCACCGTCGCCACCGCCACGCTCGGCTTCCCGGTGGCGGTGCGCGAAGGCGCCCCCTGGCTGCTCGGTGGCGTCAAGGCGCTGTCGTACGCGGTAAACATGGCCTGCCAGCGGTGGGCTGCCCAACAAGGACTCGACGACGTCCTGTGGGTCTCCACCGACGGGTACGCGTTGGAGGCGCCTACTTCGACCCTGTGCTGGCTGCGGGATGAGACGCTGAGCACGGTCCCGGCCGACCAGACCGGGGTGCTGCCCGGCACTACCGCCCGGTGGTTGCTGGACCACGCGGCTGACCTCGGCTGCCGCGCCACGGAGCAGCTGGTCCAGCCGGAGGAGCTGACCGCCGCGGACGGGGTGTGGCTGGTCTCGTCGGTGCGGGGGGTCGCCGCGGTGCGAGAGCTGGACGGGGTCGCGCTAAAACCGTCTCCGCTAACCGCCGACCTGCAACGCCTCGCCGGCCACCCGATCTAG
- a CDS encoding PQQ-binding-like beta-propeller repeat protein: MPAEINLDHPPPPEQAAAQSLRSRLRHRPGYPNPVLAGLGAGLIAVLLLTLTGAPPPPASARVVFHTSADAFHLDDHHVYTIHSAPDQTARVTAHDLSTGRTAWRSEIPAGTDHHFRSFAGHRLVLTTSFDLGEGTTSALDWQTGELLWTAAGSPAAVGDELVVLEQREDGRPLSTAPVLSAVDPTTGSPRWQLPAALSHVTADIAEGRVYGAHEGELIRFDPATGEPVAATKAAEPPWVISHLQTIDSAVLVQQLDFQERVARLRAFDSQSLTLRWELDTQIGPDDAVFPVRCGELLCLAGDGVLHGVDPATGEKRWTAADPVRYIIWHAPAGEHPFSDHLLVVAGPDPRGPQRLLATDTGQTVATFSDWRLVPGSPGADVEASADAPTLALRAAGDAGPRLGVLRPDRSGIIPLTTAGGEPPDQPGCLVQWPHLVCRSDAPGARASLTVWLVDPKLQLLP; this comes from the coding sequence ATGCCGGCCGAGATCAACCTTGATCATCCGCCGCCTCCTGAGCAGGCAGCGGCGCAGTCGTTGCGGTCCCGGCTCCGGCACCGGCCCGGTTACCCGAATCCGGTCCTCGCCGGGCTCGGAGCCGGGCTGATCGCCGTCCTGCTGCTCACGCTGACCGGAGCCCCACCGCCACCAGCCAGTGCCCGAGTGGTGTTCCATACCAGCGCCGACGCCTTTCACCTCGACGATCACCACGTCTACACCATCCACTCCGCACCGGACCAGACAGCGCGGGTGACCGCGCACGACCTGTCCACCGGCCGGACCGCCTGGCGCTCGGAGATCCCCGCGGGCACGGACCACCACTTCCGGTCCTTCGCCGGCCACCGGCTGGTGCTGACCACCTCCTTCGACCTGGGCGAGGGCACCACGAGCGCGCTGGACTGGCAGACCGGTGAGCTGCTGTGGACCGCCGCCGGGTCACCGGCCGCGGTCGGCGACGAGCTCGTGGTGCTGGAGCAACGGGAGGACGGGCGGCCGCTCTCCACCGCTCCCGTTCTGTCCGCTGTCGACCCCACCACCGGGTCGCCGCGGTGGCAGCTGCCGGCCGCCCTCAGCCACGTCACTGCTGACATCGCCGAGGGCCGGGTCTACGGGGCCCACGAGGGTGAGCTCATCCGATTCGATCCCGCCACCGGCGAGCCGGTCGCCGCCACGAAAGCGGCGGAACCCCCGTGGGTGATCTCGCACCTGCAAACCATCGACTCGGCGGTGCTGGTGCAGCAGCTCGATTTCCAGGAGCGGGTGGCCCGACTGCGGGCGTTCGATTCGCAGTCGCTGACGCTGCGCTGGGAGCTGGACACCCAGATCGGCCCCGACGATGCGGTGTTTCCGGTGCGCTGTGGCGAACTGCTCTGTCTGGCCGGTGACGGGGTGCTGCACGGAGTGGATCCCGCCACCGGCGAAAAGCGCTGGACCGCCGCCGATCCGGTGCGGTACATCATCTGGCATGCCCCGGCCGGGGAGCATCCGTTCAGCGACCACCTGCTGGTGGTGGCCGGGCCCGATCCGCGCGGGCCCCAGCGGTTACTGGCGACCGACACCGGCCAGACGGTCGCGACCTTCTCGGACTGGCGGCTGGTGCCAGGCTCGCCCGGCGCCGACGTCGAGGCCTCCGCCGACGCCCCGACGCTGGCGCTCCGGGCGGCGGGCGACGCCGGCCCCCGGCTGGGGGTGCTGCGTCCGGACCGGTCCGGCATCATCCCGTTGACCACCGCTGGCGGCGAGCCTCCCGACCAGCCTGGGTGCCTGGTGCAGTGGCCGCACCTGGTCTGCCGATCGGATGCGCCTGGGGCTCGGGCGTCGCTGACGGTCTGGCTCGTCGACCCGAAACTCCAGCTACTCCCGTGA